In one Streptomyces sp. NBC_01241 genomic region, the following are encoded:
- a CDS encoding bifunctional glycosyltransferase/CDP-glycerol:glycerophosphate glycerophosphotransferase: MPPRLSVVVPVHNVELYLTDCLKSLAEQTMTDLEVVMVDDGSTDNSAALAAGFAAQDGRFRLVSQENGGLGHARNTGVRHCDPGARHLAFVDSDDVLPPRAYELLLGALDETGSDLASGNVLRLRSTGRLQQSPNFRKPMATTRLRTHISRDWDLAADRIACNKVFRRSFWDEHAFAFPVGALYEDIPVVLPAHFLARSVDVLKDAVYHWRDRPGSITARRAVVRGIQDRASHVLGVATFLDEHRGATDKRRYEAHVLAHDLRYFMEALPDGDEEYRRAFLTYANEFTDQVDPAVLDALPLRLRLMWHLVRERRADELLALLAHDKAEPGAFAVRGLRRRSAAFPALARPVPSPVLRVTERDLPLTARLRDAHWQGGRLHLKGYAYIRNLPATSRGSEFRAGWLRAGRRHVVPLRLRTVAEPEATARSRQSLHDYDRSGFETVIDPARLRIDADGSPERLTWRLEIGIAGHGMLRRSGLSTDEAAAPPPVHRPDGDHRIVPAFDDGRLVLHAERIDARFETHRAGGTGDGAGTVVVDGMIRDRLVKGPLRLALTHRASGTSFDCPVTVQDGAVPSAAGWRRFTAAVPLDAFADARADAGEGTAPAQLPYSLHLVGPDGRRTPIDVPGPVLPGRYPLAGAGGRRRELGLTASSRGNLLISDRTVQPAVDLATWTEDGQLLLEGTFPHDPDRPVELVTRHSGHGEEAAFPLAFSGAAGTRRFRAVLRPDAVEGPGGQLPLGQGHWYLFLREKGALDDAYDAPLRIPAAAHRTLPAARTLTGRKYLVERRFHDQLLINCAPVLTPAERGAHGKRLLREAYRSRRRTAPLRDTVLFSSFDGRQYSDSPRAIHEEMVRRGVESEHLWVVSDQQARVPAGATAVEHGSTAWYEALATSRHLVTNTQLPEWFERREGQCVVQTWHGTPLKRIGLDLAGTACANAAYLATIEQRARQWSVLVSPNRFSTPVLRRSFGYRGEVLECGYPRNDLFHAPDRTKVAAVRGRLGIPDAKRVVLYAPTWREDRPQGGGRYALDLRIDLAVAERELGADTVLLVRRHYLVTDRLPDSGSGFVRDVSRYGDVGELMLISDALVTDYSSLMFDFAQTGRPMLFHTHDLAHYRDTLRGFCFDFETRAPGPLIPGSAGLIEALRDPERATRGHTQAYEAFRRDFCDLDDGHAAAGVVDRMLRDPGPAPTGPERPGAAGTV; the protein is encoded by the coding sequence ATGCCGCCACGGCTCAGTGTCGTCGTACCCGTCCACAACGTCGAGCTCTATCTGACGGACTGCCTGAAGTCCCTCGCGGAGCAGACCATGACCGACCTGGAGGTGGTCATGGTCGACGACGGGTCCACCGACAACAGCGCGGCCCTGGCCGCCGGGTTCGCCGCGCAGGACGGCCGGTTCCGGCTGGTGAGCCAGGAGAACGGCGGACTCGGGCACGCCCGCAACACCGGGGTACGCCACTGCGACCCGGGCGCCCGCCACCTCGCCTTCGTCGACAGCGACGACGTGCTCCCGCCCCGCGCGTACGAACTCCTGCTCGGCGCCCTGGACGAGACGGGCTCGGACCTCGCGTCCGGCAACGTGCTGCGGCTGCGGTCCACCGGCAGGCTCCAGCAGTCGCCCAACTTCCGCAAGCCGATGGCGACGACCCGGCTGCGCACCCACATCTCCCGTGACTGGGACCTCGCCGCCGACCGGATCGCCTGCAACAAGGTCTTCCGCCGGTCCTTCTGGGACGAGCACGCCTTCGCCTTCCCGGTCGGTGCCCTCTACGAGGACATCCCGGTCGTCCTGCCCGCCCACTTCCTGGCCCGCTCCGTCGACGTGCTGAAGGACGCCGTCTACCACTGGCGCGACCGCCCGGGCTCGATCACCGCGCGTCGCGCCGTCGTCCGCGGCATCCAGGACCGGGCCTCGCACGTGCTGGGCGTCGCCACCTTCCTCGACGAGCACCGCGGCGCCACCGACAAACGGCGCTACGAGGCCCACGTACTCGCCCATGACCTGCGGTACTTCATGGAGGCGCTGCCCGACGGCGACGAGGAGTACCGGCGTGCCTTCCTCACGTACGCCAACGAGTTCACCGACCAGGTCGACCCCGCGGTCCTGGACGCGCTCCCGCTGCGACTGCGGCTGATGTGGCACCTGGTGCGCGAACGGCGGGCCGACGAACTGCTGGCGCTGCTCGCCCACGACAAGGCCGAGCCGGGAGCCTTCGCGGTACGGGGCCTGCGGCGCCGTAGCGCCGCCTTCCCGGCGCTCGCCCGGCCCGTGCCGAGTCCGGTGCTGCGGGTCACCGAACGGGACCTCCCGCTCACCGCCCGGCTGCGGGACGCCCACTGGCAGGGCGGCCGACTGCACCTCAAGGGGTACGCCTACATCCGGAACCTGCCCGCGACCTCGCGGGGCAGCGAGTTCCGGGCCGGGTGGCTGCGGGCGGGGCGCCGGCACGTGGTGCCGCTCCGGCTGCGTACGGTCGCCGAGCCCGAGGCCACCGCCCGGTCCCGGCAGAGCCTGCACGACTACGACCGCTCCGGCTTCGAGACCGTCATCGACCCGGCCAGGCTCCGCATCGACGCCGACGGCAGTCCCGAACGGCTCACCTGGCGCCTGGAGATCGGCATCGCCGGACACGGCATGCTGCGCCGCTCCGGCCTCTCGACCGACGAGGCGGCCGCACCGCCGCCCGTGCACCGCCCCGACGGCGACCACCGGATCGTGCCCGCCTTCGACGACGGCCGGCTCGTGCTGCACGCCGAGCGGATCGACGCCCGCTTCGAGACGCACCGCGCGGGCGGCACGGGCGACGGCGCCGGCACCGTGGTCGTCGACGGCATGATCCGCGATCGCCTGGTCAAGGGCCCGCTGCGTCTCGCGCTCACCCACCGGGCCTCCGGCACCTCCTTCGACTGTCCGGTGACCGTCCAGGACGGGGCCGTACCGTCGGCGGCGGGATGGCGGCGCTTCACCGCCGCCGTCCCGCTCGACGCCTTCGCCGACGCCCGCGCGGACGCGGGGGAGGGGACGGCGCCCGCGCAGCTCCCGTACAGCCTGCATCTCGTCGGCCCGGACGGGCGCAGAACGCCGATCGACGTGCCGGGGCCCGTACTGCCGGGCCGCTACCCGCTGGCCGGGGCCGGCGGCCGGCGGCGCGAACTCGGTCTCACCGCGAGCTCGCGCGGCAATCTGCTGATCAGCGACCGCACCGTGCAGCCCGCCGTCGACCTGGCGACCTGGACGGAGGACGGCCAACTCCTCCTGGAGGGCACCTTCCCCCACGACCCGGACCGCCCCGTCGAACTGGTGACCAGGCACAGCGGACACGGGGAGGAGGCGGCCTTCCCGCTGGCCTTCTCCGGCGCGGCCGGAACCCGCCGGTTCAGGGCCGTACTCCGGCCGGACGCCGTCGAGGGACCGGGCGGGCAACTGCCGCTGGGCCAGGGCCACTGGTACCTCTTCCTCCGCGAGAAAGGCGCCCTGGACGACGCGTACGACGCCCCGCTGCGCATCCCGGCCGCCGCCCACCGCACCCTGCCCGCCGCCCGCACCCTCACCGGCCGGAAGTACCTCGTCGAACGGCGCTTCCACGACCAACTGCTGATCAACTGCGCCCCGGTGCTCACCCCCGCGGAACGCGGCGCACACGGCAAGCGGCTGCTGCGTGAGGCGTACCGGAGCCGACGACGCACCGCGCCGCTGCGCGACACCGTGCTGTTCAGCAGCTTCGACGGCCGCCAGTACTCCGACTCACCGCGGGCCATCCACGAGGAAATGGTCCGCAGGGGTGTCGAGTCGGAGCACCTGTGGGTGGTGAGCGACCAGCAGGCCCGGGTCCCGGCGGGTGCCACGGCCGTCGAACACGGCTCCACCGCCTGGTACGAGGCGCTGGCCACCAGCCGCCACCTCGTCACCAACACCCAGCTGCCGGAGTGGTTCGAGCGACGCGAGGGCCAGTGCGTCGTCCAGACCTGGCACGGCACCCCCCTCAAGCGCATCGGCCTCGACCTCGCGGGTACCGCCTGCGCCAACGCCGCCTACCTCGCCACCATCGAGCAGCGCGCCCGGCAGTGGAGCGTCCTCGTCTCCCCGAACCGCTTCTCCACCCCCGTCCTGCGGCGCTCGTTCGGCTACCGGGGCGAGGTCCTTGAGTGCGGCTATCCCCGCAACGACCTGTTCCACGCCCCCGACCGGACCAAGGTCGCCGCGGTCCGGGGGAGGCTCGGTATCCCCGACGCCAAGCGGGTCGTGCTGTACGCGCCGACCTGGCGCGAGGACCGGCCGCAGGGCGGCGGCCGCTACGCCCTCGACCTGCGCATCGACCTGGCCGTCGCCGAACGCGAACTCGGTGCGGACACCGTCCTGTTGGTGCGCCGCCACTACCTGGTCACCGACCGGCTGCCGGACAGCGGCAGCGGCTTCGTCCGTGACGTCTCGCGCTACGGGGACGTCGGCGAGCTGATGCTGATCAGCGACGCGCTGGTCACCGACTACTCCTCACTGATGTTCGACTTCGCCCAGACCGGCCGCCCCATGCTCTTCCACACCCACGACCTGGCGCACTACCGCGACACGCTGCGCGGCTTCTGCTTCGACTTCGAGACCCGCGCGCCCGGCCCGCTGATCCCGGGCTCCGCCGGGCTGATCGAGGCGCTGCGCGACCCGGAACGGGCCACCAGGGGACACACACAGGCGTACGAGGCATTTCGCCGGGACTTCTGCGACCTCGACGACGGACACGCGGCGGCGGGCGTGGTCGACCGGATGCTCCGGGACCCCGGACCGGCCCCGACCGGCCCCGAACGGCCAGGGGCGGCGGGCACCGTCTGA
- a CDS encoding bifunctional glycosyltransferase/CDP-glycerol:glycerophosphate glycerophosphotransferase, whose protein sequence is MLLSVVVPVHRAQGYLRATLESVLGRGSGELELLVVDDGSRDGSAEIAAEFAARDPRAGVLTLPEHRGAGPARNAGAAEARGRYLLFLDGDDLLRPGALDAITARLAGSEPDVLLLGHDRIDWWGTVTPPQTGPDGFSTATPRLLRRAFWSAHGLRFTDGPYEDVLPVLSATLLASDTGTLDTLDRVCVRHRARRTGTFATTPGRHHFAILDAYERLLAATGHDPRIRAARTRHLRTLLADPGRIAPEDRAAFHRAADLPGSYAVHRAQEAVRTGRTRTGEALRRGRKTLRARLTRAAYRADLLRPLDPNLAVYGAYWNRGVACNPAAIHAKALELAPHIQGVWVVSSRHRDRMPPDVPYVIEGSLAYWRIMATATYLINNSSFPGGFTKRPGQRYLQTHHGTPLKTMGLDQRSYPALTNGISFEKIVAHADQWDFSLSANPHTTEIWDRVYPSGYEHLGLGYPRNDVFFTATPEQTAAIRQRLHLDPDRTVLLYAPTHRDYRKGFVPHLDLDRLTRELGPRYVVLVRAHYFYGRSAAPDSARVVDVTGHPSVEELCLVSDALITDYSSLMFDYACLDRPIISHAPDWAAYRASRGTYFDLLSGRPGETPGAVATTDDELLELFRTGEWRSARTAQLRAAFRARFCPYDDGHAAERVVRRLFLGGGE, encoded by the coding sequence ATGCTCCTCAGTGTCGTCGTGCCCGTCCACCGTGCTCAGGGATATCTCAGGGCGACGCTGGAGTCCGTGCTCGGCCGGGGCTCCGGTGAGCTGGAGCTGCTCGTCGTCGACGACGGCTCGCGGGACGGCAGCGCCGAGATCGCCGCCGAGTTCGCGGCGCGCGACCCGAGGGCCGGGGTGCTCACCCTTCCCGAGCACCGCGGCGCGGGTCCGGCCCGCAACGCCGGGGCCGCCGAGGCGCGGGGCCGGTATCTGCTCTTCCTCGACGGCGACGACCTGCTGCGACCGGGCGCCCTGGACGCGATCACCGCCCGGCTGGCCGGGAGCGAACCGGACGTGCTCCTCCTCGGACACGACCGGATCGACTGGTGGGGCACCGTCACGCCCCCGCAAACCGGCCCCGACGGCTTCTCCACCGCCACCCCGCGCCTCTTGCGCCGCGCCTTCTGGAGCGCGCACGGCCTCCGCTTCACCGACGGCCCCTACGAGGACGTCCTCCCCGTCCTGAGCGCCACCCTCCTGGCCTCCGACACCGGCACGCTCGACACCCTCGACCGGGTCTGCGTCCGCCACCGCGCCCGCCGCACCGGCACCTTCGCCACCACGCCCGGCCGCCACCACTTCGCGATCCTCGACGCGTACGAACGGCTGCTCGCCGCGACCGGCCACGACCCGCGGATCCGGGCCGCCCGCACCCGCCATCTGCGGACCCTCCTCGCCGACCCCGGCCGGATCGCCCCCGAGGACCGCGCCGCCTTCCACCGCGCCGCGGACCTCCCCGGCAGCTATGCCGTCCACCGCGCCCAGGAGGCCGTCCGCACCGGCCGCACCCGCACCGGGGAAGCCCTGCGCCGAGGCAGGAAGACGCTCCGGGCCCGCCTCACGCGCGCCGCCTACCGCGCCGACCTGCTGCGCCCCCTGGACCCGAACCTCGCCGTGTACGGCGCCTACTGGAACCGCGGCGTCGCCTGCAACCCGGCCGCGATCCACGCCAAGGCCCTCGAACTGGCCCCGCACATCCAGGGCGTCTGGGTGGTCTCGTCCCGGCACCGCGACCGCATGCCGCCCGACGTCCCGTACGTCATCGAGGGCTCCCTCGCGTACTGGCGGATCATGGCCACCGCCACGTACCTGATCAACAACTCCAGCTTTCCCGGCGGCTTCACCAAGCGCCCCGGACAGCGCTACCTCCAGACCCACCACGGCACCCCGCTGAAGACCATGGGCCTGGACCAGCGCTCCTACCCCGCCCTCACCAACGGCATCAGCTTCGAGAAGATCGTCGCCCACGCCGACCAGTGGGACTTCTCGCTCTCCGCCAATCCGCACACCACGGAGATCTGGGACCGGGTCTACCCGTCCGGATACGAGCATCTGGGCCTCGGCTACCCGCGCAACGACGTCTTCTTCACCGCCACCCCCGAGCAGACCGCGGCGATCCGGCAGCGCCTCCACCTCGACCCGGACCGGACGGTGCTGCTGTACGCACCGACCCACCGCGACTACCGCAAGGGCTTCGTCCCCCACCTCGACCTGGACCGGCTGACCCGCGAACTCGGGCCGCGGTACGTGGTGCTGGTCCGCGCGCACTACTTCTACGGCCGCTCGGCGGCGCCGGACAGCGCCCGGGTAGTGGACGTGACGGGCCATCCGTCCGTCGAGGAACTCTGCCTGGTCTCCGACGCGTTGATCACCGACTACTCGTCGCTGATGTTCGACTACGCCTGCCTGGACCGCCCGATCATCAGTCACGCCCCGGACTGGGCCGCCTACCGGGCCTCGCGCGGCACCTACTTCGACCTGCTCTCCGGACGCCCCGGCGAGACCCCGGGTGCGGTCGCCACCACCGACGACGAACTGCTGGAACTGTTCAGGACGGGCGAGTGGCGCTCGGCGCGGACGGCGCAGCTGCGGGCGGCGTTCCGGGCGCGCTTTTGCCCGTACGACGACGGACACGCGGCCGAGCGCGTGGTGCGGCGGCTGTTCCTCGGCGGCGGCGAGTAA
- a CDS encoding EamA family transporter, translating to MTLPSLMLLLFAVFSSAGGQIMLKHGMKGAAAAAAHGGGSVALRAASSPWVVLGLLVFAVSALAWMTTLATVPLSIAYPFNALGYLLIVLAGATVLHERTSMWTWCGSLLVVIGLVTVMAGQ from the coding sequence ATGACCCTCCCCAGTCTGATGCTGCTGCTGTTCGCCGTGTTCTCGTCGGCGGGTGGGCAGATCATGCTCAAGCACGGGATGAAGGGCGCCGCGGCCGCCGCCGCGCACGGCGGCGGTTCCGTCGCCCTGCGCGCCGCGAGCAGCCCGTGGGTCGTCCTCGGCCTGCTGGTCTTCGCGGTGTCCGCCCTCGCCTGGATGACCACCCTGGCCACGGTGCCGCTGTCCATCGCCTACCCGTTCAACGCCCTCGGATATCTGCTGATCGTGCTGGCCGGGGCGACCGTGCTGCACGAGCGGACCTCGATGTGGACCTGGTGCGGCTCGCTGCTCGTGGTCATCGGCCTCGTCACGGTGATGGCCGGCCAGTAA
- a CDS encoding methyltransferase domain-containing protein → MKESPSPRIGILVVAYNAETTLERTLDRIPEDFRSKVAEVLILDDASHDATFTAGCRWSQTEGMPRTVVMRHTKNLGYGGNQKAGYALAAEHGLDIIVLLHGDGQYAPEFLPDMVAPIERGECEAVFGSRMMKSGSALKGGMPVYKWLGNRILTRLENALLGSRLTEFHSGYRAYSVAALKKLPIHRNTDAFDFDTQIIVQLLNEGMRIKEIPVPTYYGDEICYVNGMKYAKDVVKDVLEYRLAVKGFGTCAWIPKPVEYAFKEGDGSSHAVILEKMRGLPPGRVLDLGCSGGLFAQRLEALGHEVTGVDYVEVPGVREKCTRFHLADLEEGLPLEIGADYDYVVAGDVIEHLSRPERVLAEAATVLRPGGHVLLSVPNFSHWYSRLRVALGVFDYDRRGILDETHLRFFTRASLRRTVRNAGYDVLHITSTGAPFWALLGGGPLPVVLGGMSKLLTRIRPTLFGYQHVALLTPHAAETIFAGEHVDVQDILNRQYATADRAGV, encoded by the coding sequence GTGAAGGAAAGCCCGAGCCCCAGGATCGGCATCCTGGTGGTCGCGTACAACGCCGAGACGACACTGGAGAGGACCCTCGACCGCATTCCGGAAGACTTCCGGTCCAAGGTCGCCGAGGTCCTCATTCTCGACGACGCGAGCCATGACGCGACCTTCACTGCGGGCTGCCGCTGGTCGCAGACGGAGGGAATGCCGCGGACGGTGGTGATGCGGCACACCAAGAACCTCGGCTACGGCGGAAACCAGAAGGCCGGATACGCACTGGCCGCCGAACACGGACTCGACATCATCGTGCTGCTGCACGGCGACGGGCAGTACGCCCCCGAATTCCTGCCCGACATGGTCGCACCGATCGAACGCGGCGAATGCGAGGCCGTGTTCGGCTCACGGATGATGAAATCCGGATCCGCTCTCAAGGGCGGCATGCCGGTGTACAAATGGCTCGGCAACCGCATTCTCACCCGCCTGGAGAACGCCCTTCTCGGCTCGCGGCTCACCGAATTCCACTCCGGGTACCGCGCCTACAGCGTCGCCGCGCTCAAGAAGCTGCCGATCCACCGCAACACCGACGCGTTCGACTTCGACACCCAGATCATCGTCCAGCTGCTCAACGAAGGAATGCGGATCAAGGAGATCCCCGTCCCCACCTACTACGGCGACGAGATCTGCTACGTCAACGGCATGAAGTACGCGAAGGACGTCGTCAAGGACGTCCTCGAATACCGGCTCGCCGTCAAGGGGTTCGGCACCTGCGCCTGGATCCCCAAACCCGTCGAGTACGCGTTCAAGGAGGGCGACGGTTCCTCGCACGCCGTCATCCTGGAGAAGATGCGCGGCCTCCCGCCCGGCCGGGTCCTCGACCTCGGCTGCTCCGGCGGTCTCTTCGCGCAGCGCCTCGAAGCTCTCGGTCACGAGGTGACGGGCGTGGACTACGTCGAAGTCCCCGGCGTACGCGAGAAATGCACCCGCTTCCACCTCGCCGACCTGGAGGAGGGGCTGCCCCTGGAGATCGGCGCCGACTACGACTACGTGGTCGCGGGCGATGTCATCGAGCACCTCTCCCGCCCCGAGCGGGTGCTCGCCGAGGCCGCCACCGTGCTGCGGCCCGGCGGCCATGTGCTGCTCTCCGTACCGAACTTCAGCCACTGGTACTCCAGGCTGCGGGTCGCGCTCGGAGTCTTCGACTACGACCGGCGCGGCATCCTCGACGAAACGCATCTGCGCTTCTTCACCCGGGCCAGCCTGCGCCGGACGGTCAGGAACGCCGGCTACGACGTCCTCCACATCACCTCCACCGGGGCCCCGTTCTGGGCGCTCCTCGGCGGCGGACCGCTCCCCGTGGTCCTCGGCGGGATGTCGAAGCTGCTCACCCGGATCCGGCCGACGCTGTTCGGCTATCAGCACGTCGCCCTGCTCACCCCGCACGCGGCCGAGACGATCTTCGCTGGAGAGCACGTCGATGTACAGGACATCCTCAACCGACAGTACGCCACTGCCGACCGGGCCGGCGTCTGA
- a CDS encoding bifunctional glycosyltransferase/CDP-glycerol:glycerophosphate glycerophosphotransferase has product MPRLSVIIPVRRARGQLRECLESVLGQSFTDIEVIGVDDGAPDGSGLLLDEFAARDSRVQAIHLPPGAGADGRRNAGAERAVGDYLLFLEGTFVQLPGALRAVADRLDAAGDPELLLFGHHRRPFRGHPRPTRSLELLGELPADRLTLTEHPVLLDIAPVSWNRAVRRALHEGEKLAFGPGPHGERRYALQTLAAAGSVAVLPTACVEHRGGRRLPVPVDGTEPADGSTPHELVDAYAALMEFVRDRPPLHPVRPLLFERAVQELLAAYPSVTRRRRRYVRSAAAFIRAHRPEGHRFPGGARGLRPRLMGDGRYAALGALDMVLAMRRSLRAAPGAVRAWAGRTLASRYYWWQRRLPLDPGLAVYAAYWNRGVSCNPEAVFRKAQELAPQVRGVWVVAKNHLDAMDRDVDHVVPGTRRYWRLLARATYFFNNVNFPDHLVKRPGQVHVMTHHGTPLKLMGLDQQDYPAAAQGLNFDRLLQRVDRWDWSVAANPHSAEVWARAYPGAARSLESGYPRNDVFATATDERIAQIREGLGIRPGRRAILYAPTHRDYEAAFTSRLDLVRFCDALGPDTVVLVRAHYFYEGAGLPEHPSLLDVCDHPRIEELCLAADALVTDYSSVMFDYAHLDRPIVVHAPDWETYRTVRGVCFDLLSHKPGDTPGAVSADTDELARIFLDGSWESPANEALRAAFRARFCPYDDGRAAERVVRTVLLGESAVPGPSGGAP; this is encoded by the coding sequence ATGCCCCGGCTGAGTGTCATCATCCCCGTCCGCCGCGCCCGAGGGCAGCTGCGCGAGTGCCTGGAGTCGGTGCTCGGCCAGTCGTTCACGGACATCGAGGTGATCGGGGTCGACGACGGTGCGCCGGACGGTTCGGGGCTGCTCCTCGACGAGTTCGCCGCCCGGGACAGCCGGGTCCAGGCGATCCATCTGCCGCCGGGGGCGGGCGCGGACGGGCGGCGCAACGCCGGGGCCGAGCGGGCCGTCGGCGACTACCTCCTCTTCCTGGAGGGCACCTTCGTCCAGCTGCCGGGTGCCCTGCGGGCCGTCGCCGACCGGCTGGACGCCGCCGGCGACCCCGAACTGCTGCTGTTCGGCCACCACAGGCGCCCGTTCCGGGGCCATCCCCGGCCGACCCGGTCGCTGGAGCTGCTCGGCGAACTGCCCGCGGACCGGCTCACCCTCACCGAGCACCCCGTCCTCCTGGACATCGCCCCGGTCTCCTGGAACCGCGCCGTGCGCCGCGCCCTCCACGAGGGCGAGAAATTGGCCTTCGGGCCGGGGCCGCACGGCGAGCGGAGGTACGCGCTCCAGACCCTCGCCGCGGCCGGATCCGTCGCCGTACTCCCCACCGCCTGCGTCGAACACCGCGGCGGGCGCCGGCTTCCCGTTCCGGTCGACGGAACGGAACCGGCGGACGGCTCGACACCGCACGAACTCGTCGACGCGTACGCCGCCCTGATGGAGTTCGTACGGGACCGGCCGCCGCTGCACCCCGTGCGCCCCCTGCTCTTCGAGCGGGCCGTCCAGGAACTCCTCGCCGCATACCCGTCGGTGACCCGGCGACGCAGGCGCTACGTACGGTCCGCGGCCGCGTTCATCCGCGCGCACCGGCCCGAGGGGCACCGCTTCCCGGGCGGCGCCAGGGGGCTGCGACCGCGGCTGATGGGCGACGGCCGGTACGCCGCGCTCGGCGCCCTCGACATGGTCCTGGCCATGCGCCGGAGCCTGCGGGCGGCGCCCGGCGCGGTCCGGGCGTGGGCCGGGCGCACCCTCGCCTCGCGCTACTACTGGTGGCAGCGCCGGCTTCCGCTGGACCCCGGGCTCGCCGTCTACGCCGCCTACTGGAACCGCGGGGTGAGCTGCAATCCGGAGGCCGTGTTCCGCAAGGCCCAGGAGCTGGCCCCGCAGGTGCGAGGCGTGTGGGTGGTGGCGAAGAACCACCTGGACGCGATGGACCGGGACGTCGACCACGTGGTGCCGGGAACCCGCCGCTACTGGCGGCTGCTGGCCCGGGCCACGTACTTCTTCAACAACGTCAACTTCCCCGACCACCTGGTCAAACGCCCCGGCCAGGTCCATGTGATGACCCACCACGGCACCCCGCTGAAACTCATGGGGCTGGACCAGCAGGACTACCCGGCGGCGGCCCAGGGCCTGAACTTCGACCGGCTGCTCCAGCGCGTCGACCGGTGGGACTGGAGCGTCGCCGCGAATCCGCACTCCGCCGAGGTCTGGGCCCGCGCCTATCCGGGCGCCGCCCGGTCCCTGGAATCGGGCTACCCGCGCAATGACGTCTTCGCAACAGCGACCGACGAGCGGATCGCACAGATCCGCGAGGGCCTCGGCATCCGGCCCGGCCGGCGCGCCATCCTGTACGCGCCGACGCACCGCGACTACGAGGCGGCGTTCACCAGCCGACTCGATCTGGTCCGGTTCTGCGATGCGCTCGGCCCGGACACCGTGGTGCTGGTCCGCGCCCACTACTTCTACGAGGGTGCCGGGCTGCCGGAGCACCCTTCGCTCCTCGACGTCTGCGACCATCCGCGGATCGAGGAGCTGTGCCTGGCGGCGGACGCGCTGGTGACGGACTACTCGTCGGTGATGTTCGACTACGCGCATCTGGACCGCCCGATCGTGGTGCACGCCCCCGACTGGGAGACGTACCGCACGGTTCGCGGGGTCTGCTTCGACCTGCTGTCCCACAAGCCCGGCGACACCCCCGGCGCGGTCTCCGCCGACACGGACGAGCTGGCCCGGATCTTCCTCGACGGCAGCTGGGAGAGCCCGGCGAACGAGGCGCTGCGGGCCGCGTTCCGGGCCCGGTTCTGTCCGTACGACGACGGGCGGGCCGCGGAGCGGGTGGTGCGGACGGTGCTGCTGGGGGAGAGTGCGGTGCCGGGCCCGTCCGGCGGCGCGCCCTGA